In one Butyrivibrio proteoclasticus B316 genomic region, the following are encoded:
- a CDS encoding ATP-dependent Clp protease adaptor ClpS: MATGSQTKEKTGSRIKEPRQYNVIMLNDDFTTMDFVVSILVDIFHKDPVSAEAIMLGVHKSGQAVVGKYPYDIAVTRVNNALARAKKEGFPFRMTVEEA, from the coding sequence ATGGCAACAGGAAGTCAGACCAAAGAAAAAACGGGCAGCAGGATCAAAGAGCCCAGACAATACAATGTGATAATGCTAAATGATGATTTCACTACAATGGACTTTGTGGTGAGCATTCTTGTGGATATTTTTCATAAGGATCCCGTAAGTGCAGAGGCAATCATGCTAGGGGTTCATAAGAGCGGCCAGGCGGTTGTGGGTAAGTACCCTTATGACATTGCAGTTACAAGGGTCAATAATGCTCTTGCAAGGGCCAAAAAAGAGGGATTTCCCTTCAGGATGACAGTAGAGGAGGCTTAA
- a CDS encoding InlB B-repeat-containing protein: MLRKWNRILAYLLAMALIASTFHSDLGTIRVYADGDESVETPADPAPTEEPVVEPTSQPEEIPPETPTDPGNGNEENGAPEDPQPNPENTEPENPEPAPENPDPAPANPEDADPLDPETPAEPVEPAIEDPEAPVDPEAIPEEKKDPEIPEEKEKEGEFISISYVAGDGGSVDPSSEKVEKDGEAKGSTASAADGYEFVNWTMDGNIVSTSNTFVPGKDQIVEGASFTANFRSLIPEEKFVTVSYSAQLGGRVTKTSETININDEDARFEGSTASPVNKYYQFTAWIDGNGNTVSTESTFVPSDIYADASYTACFEKLSNMPAQDFTGSAGGMNVSVSADEGIFPEGTTMTVTAIGDDEAMAAATDALGENVKSAKGVDITFRNAEGEEVEPANAKYVHVSISIADSLEGESFSVVHKDDNDNVSVVGSASESGAEFDANSFSVYIVAGEGQEDPEAVATRTYNFYASKSDSTPLNTQTVKEGETIYTPGIPSLTQDQEFFGWYREVGTNKIAIDFSQPATDVQPQEVFNCYADIETTYYVTMVGPDEEIVQVKKKTVKDGGDTNVTLTDVFVTPDSAEKVFKGWTTVKNKPTPDTRPIVTSVNAAVDKTVYAVIVSGHWIRFDENDGGSGGGASYTGPIAVMEGNYPSQSKPADPTRPGYEFKGWYKEANGEDGGVVESSAFNWNEYLNADVTLYAKWTAATTTNYTVVIWQQQIENASAYDYVESHTVTGTTNATITDNMLRTYTNNPATGFQYNSDKKRIVYGSDEKTTTVIRAKGDTVVNLYFDRKTYTLTFRNKKDTSNIATITARYEENILDKFPIKSNNGTVYPGSWTVQSGSTFTQGTRVDYIEKMPGENIKFTYYGNSGSYDAVFNYYVEALSTDSVTTTVDGINFTLRNTRTLKFASYTYSTINEEFVEIEGFTRFKSDPPYDNNGHALYGGGTMNLYYKRNKHTIDFKDNYNGITSSVSGVDSRFSSVPFGESLSGYKSLAPALPDREGCEFKGWYEDLNGNVPFNWNSTMPNANKVLYAHYEKVQYHVHLNPNGGTLTDGQIEDFDLDYGEIISKSSLDKTTKTGEELVGWFDDSTGFAYGYGAVTSNVNLTAKWRSPGTVNVKYYAGDFGSNPPVDNYDYYKNSTVIVKGAPASIAEGYTFICWKVNGVGDPLYPNNSFDIDTTIISGNEVKLIAIYEKKGAGGTSTEKTTVTYVPNGGTGEAKTLTYRKNEAFNALTLADSGFSRSGYTFLGWAKSADATTAWVTEGTRIAADNLPDPDHNILYAVWKQDIKVTVTITGNTDTVTYNGSEQSVTGYSVAIAYSANGSPIESSGYSESDFTFSGEAVAKGTNKGTYQMGLAPSQFTNNNTNFAEVEFVVNDGWLKINAKTAAVTITGNKESADYDGTEHTASGYTATGDGIDQSKVVYAGDAVAKQTDVGTKAMGLSVEKFSYSDPNITVTFTLASDGSMTIKPINVTVDIVGHHNSTAYDGQMHSVSGYEVEIQNSLYKEADFEFSGTAYAERKLQGTTNMGLAASQFTNKNSNFGIVTFNVTDGYQEITRKGSVVVTITGHHDTKVYDGQSHSVSGYDVEISSDLYKETDFTFSGDKVAERTDAGKTFMGLKPEQFTNTNDNFTDVIFNVVTDGYMEITPINVTVNIIGKKGEKSYNGSEQSVTGYTVGEISSSLYKETYFTFSGDATAKGTNKGTYPMGLSATQFTNTNPNFGTVTFAIDDGSLVITAVTATAKIIGHNNTTDYDGQLHTVTGYDVELPAGSLLKKEDVKFGGTEAKAERTDAGTTKMGLIPAMFSVENANFSSVTFTVEDGYQTVNPIDVTVTIEGNKDSVTYDGNPHTVSGYDVKSISSSLYTTADFTFNGPDSITQTNAGTYPMGLAAAQFTNTNSNFKTVTFSVTDGELKISPIDGVTVTIKGNTAKVDYKGTEQSVTGYDVSISNSKYTEADFTFTGLAKASGTDAGTYPMGLAKEKFANTNSNFTNVTFDVTDGSLVIEPISVTVTVVGRNDTKTYDGNSHTVSGIDYEYSNTLYKRDDFNYSGNQQATRTDEGTTYMGIDETKFTNVNNNFKDVTFNVTDGFMKIVPKGKVVVTITGKKATVDYNGTEQKVEGYTVAISDPLYKEADFSYTGEAVAKGTDAGTYDTAIDKTKFTNNNSNFKDVTFKVVQGALKINPIAMKITVTGNNDTLKYTGAEQKAQGFVATSDSTFFDQTKVKYSGTAEAKGTDVGTYNMELDVTKFSYNDPNFTGVTFAIDADGFLIIDPADVTVTITGNEASFDYNGKEQVVTGYKATTESTIYDVSKVGNTGEAKAAGTLVGDYKMNLTAGQFTNSDANFNVTFNINDGVLHIKDRADKYIIIAKTDNVIKEYTGETYTGFDYGVAGGKKVSQGQNTVARIVEFISGILSPIKASADDGTPSDKSVTIDGVQYFVSGLSVDGSGREVGTYPLHIVGTMVVKDAAGNDVSGQFTLQLDEGTLEITKRNIVVTSGSAEKTYDGTALTSSIITTDRDWATGDTVGYNITGQQIEVGSSKNTFTIVAGAGTDLDKNYNITKVEGDLKVNQNVTPPTPGGGGDPTPGGGGDPTPGGGGTPTTTDPTPATPTTPTTIVDAATPLAPTAPVAPVVDAAVLGATRQNGAAVLGARRAKTEDATNTIPRVFAIIAAAAILAALLASFRRKEEEQ, from the coding sequence ATGTTAAGAAAATGGAACCGTATTTTAGCTTATCTTTTAGCAATGGCTCTTATAGCAAGCACTTTTCATAGTGACCTTGGTACTATAAGGGTTTACGCAGACGGTGACGAAAGTGTGGAAACCCCTGCAGATCCGGCTCCTACAGAAGAACCTGTAGTGGAACCGACATCGCAACCTGAGGAGATTCCACCTGAGACACCAACTGATCCGGGGAATGGAAATGAGGAAAATGGTGCGCCTGAAGATCCGCAGCCTAATCCTGAGAATACAGAACCCGAGAATCCGGAACCGGCACCTGAGAATCCAGATCCTGCACCGGCAAATCCGGAAGACGCAGATCCTCTAGATCCGGAAACACCTGCAGAACCTGTAGAGCCTGCAATTGAGGATCCGGAAGCCCCTGTAGATCCAGAGGCAATACCAGAGGAAAAGAAAGATCCCGAGATTCCTGAAGAAAAGGAAAAAGAGGGAGAATTCATCAGTATCAGCTACGTGGCTGGAGATGGCGGAAGCGTTGATCCTTCAAGTGAGAAGGTTGAAAAAGACGGTGAAGCTAAAGGTTCAACAGCCTCTGCAGCAGATGGTTATGAATTTGTTAACTGGACAATGGATGGAAATATCGTTTCTACATCCAATACATTTGTTCCGGGAAAAGACCAGATTGTAGAAGGAGCCTCTTTCACAGCTAACTTCAGATCACTTATACCTGAAGAAAAATTTGTGACAGTAAGCTACTCTGCACAGCTTGGCGGACGTGTAACAAAGACATCAGAAACTATAAATATTAATGATGAGGATGCTCGATTTGAAGGTTCAACAGCATCACCTGTTAATAAGTATTATCAGTTTACTGCATGGATAGATGGAAATGGAAATACTGTATCTACAGAATCAACATTTGTTCCATCTGATATCTATGCGGACGCTTCTTATACAGCTTGCTTTGAGAAGCTTTCAAATATGCCTGCACAGGACTTCACAGGAAGCGCAGGCGGAATGAATGTATCAGTATCTGCAGATGAAGGCATTTTCCCAGAGGGAACAACAATGACAGTTACTGCTATTGGCGACGATGAAGCTATGGCAGCAGCTACGGACGCCCTTGGAGAAAATGTTAAATCTGCAAAGGGTGTAGATATTACATTTAGAAACGCAGAAGGCGAAGAGGTTGAGCCAGCTAATGCTAAATACGTTCACGTATCAATTAGCATTGCAGATAGTCTTGAAGGTGAATCCTTTAGCGTAGTACATAAAGATGACAACGATAATGTATCAGTTGTAGGTTCTGCAAGTGAAAGTGGAGCAGAATTTGATGCAAACTCCTTCTCTGTTTATATCGTAGCAGGAGAAGGTCAGGAAGATCCTGAAGCTGTTGCAACACGTACCTATAACTTCTATGCTTCAAAATCAGACTCAACACCTTTAAATACACAGACTGTAAAAGAAGGTGAAACAATTTATACACCTGGTATTCCAAGTCTTACACAGGATCAGGAATTCTTTGGATGGTACCGCGAAGTAGGTACTAACAAGATTGCCATTGATTTTTCTCAACCTGCTACAGATGTTCAGCCACAGGAAGTATTTAACTGTTATGCAGATATTGAGACTACATATTATGTAACAATGGTAGGACCTGACGAAGAAATCGTTCAGGTTAAGAAAAAGACAGTTAAAGATGGTGGCGATACTAATGTAACACTCACAGACGTTTTTGTAACACCTGATAGTGCAGAAAAGGTATTTAAGGGCTGGACAACTGTTAAGAATAAGCCAACTCCTGATACCAGACCGATTGTTACTTCAGTTAATGCAGCAGTTGATAAGACTGTCTATGCAGTAATAGTTAGTGGACATTGGATTCGCTTTGATGAAAATGATGGCGGCTCTGGCGGTGGTGCAAGCTACACAGGACCTATAGCTGTCATGGAAGGTAATTACCCATCTCAATCCAAGCCTGCAGATCCTACAAGACCAGGATACGAGTTTAAGGGCTGGTACAAAGAGGCAAATGGAGAAGATGGCGGCGTAGTTGAATCATCAGCTTTCAACTGGAATGAGTATCTTAATGCAGATGTTACTCTCTATGCTAAGTGGACAGCAGCAACTACTACCAATTACACAGTAGTTATCTGGCAGCAGCAGATAGAGAATGCTTCAGCGTATGATTACGTTGAAAGCCATACTGTAACAGGTACTACCAATGCGACAATTACTGACAACATGCTGAGAACTTATACCAATAATCCTGCAACAGGATTCCAGTATAACAGCGACAAGAAGAGAATAGTTTATGGCTCAGATGAAAAGACAACTACTGTAATCAGAGCAAAAGGTGATACAGTTGTTAATCTGTATTTTGACAGAAAGACATATACACTGACCTTTAGAAACAAAAAAGACACTAGTAATATTGCTACTATCACGGCTAGATATGAAGAGAATATACTGGATAAATTCCCTATTAAAAGTAATAACGGAACAGTTTATCCAGGTTCCTGGACAGTACAGAGTGGATCAACATTTACACAAGGTACTCGTGTAGATTACATTGAAAAGATGCCTGGTGAGAATATAAAATTCACATACTATGGCAACAGTGGTAGTTACGATGCCGTATTTAATTATTATGTTGAAGCTCTTTCCACTGATTCGGTAACGACAACAGTTGATGGTATAAACTTTACACTCAGAAACACCAGAACCCTTAAGTTTGCATCATATACTTATTCGACTATAAATGAAGAGTTTGTGGAAATTGAAGGATTTACTCGGTTTAAGTCCGACCCGCCTTACGATAATAACGGTCATGCATTGTATGGCGGCGGTACCATGAATCTCTATTATAAGAGAAATAAGCATACTATAGACTTTAAGGATAACTATAACGGAATTACTTCCTCTGTGAGCGGTGTTGACAGCAGATTTAGCTCAGTGCCATTTGGTGAGAGCCTTTCTGGTTATAAGTCACTGGCACCAGCACTTCCTGATAGGGAAGGCTGCGAATTTAAAGGCTGGTACGAAGACCTGAATGGTAATGTACCATTTAACTGGAACAGCACAATGCCTAATGCCAATAAGGTATTGTATGCACATTATGAAAAAGTGCAGTACCACGTACACCTTAATCCAAACGGCGGCACTCTTACCGATGGTCAGATAGAAGATTTTGATCTGGATTATGGTGAGATTATCAGCAAATCATCACTTGATAAGACCACAAAGACAGGCGAAGAGCTAGTTGGATGGTTTGATGATTCAACAGGATTTGCATATGGCTACGGCGCTGTAACCAGCAATGTAAATCTTACAGCTAAGTGGAGAAGCCCTGGTACAGTAAATGTTAAGTACTATGCTGGCGACTTTGGATCAAATCCTCCGGTAGATAATTATGACTACTACAAGAATTCTACAGTAATAGTTAAAGGAGCGCCTGCAAGTATTGCGGAAGGATATACATTCATTTGCTGGAAGGTAAATGGAGTAGGAGATCCTCTTTATCCAAATAACAGCTTTGATATTGACACTACAATTATATCCGGCAATGAAGTTAAGCTGATTGCTATATATGAGAAGAAAGGCGCAGGTGGAACCTCCACTGAGAAGACTACTGTTACATATGTTCCAAATGGCGGAACAGGAGAAGCTAAGACTTTAACATATAGAAAGAACGAGGCATTTAACGCGCTTACACTTGCTGACTCCGGATTCTCACGCTCAGGATATACATTCCTTGGATGGGCAAAGAGTGCAGATGCAACAACAGCTTGGGTAACAGAAGGAACACGTATAGCAGCAGATAATCTTCCAGATCCTGACCACAATATCCTTTACGCAGTATGGAAACAGGATATTAAGGTTACAGTAACCATTACTGGTAATACAGATACAGTAACCTATAACGGATCAGAGCAGAGTGTTACAGGATACTCAGTTGCTATCGCTTACTCAGCAAATGGTAGCCCAATTGAGAGTAGCGGATATAGCGAATCAGATTTCACCTTCTCAGGCGAAGCAGTTGCTAAGGGCACAAATAAGGGCACATACCAGATGGGCCTTGCTCCTTCACAGTTTACAAACAATAATACAAACTTTGCGGAAGTAGAATTTGTAGTAAATGATGGATGGCTGAAAATCAATGCCAAGACAGCAGCTGTTACCATTACAGGTAATAAAGAGAGTGCAGATTATGATGGCACAGAGCATACAGCATCCGGATATACAGCTACAGGTGATGGCATAGACCAGTCCAAAGTTGTATATGCTGGAGATGCAGTTGCTAAGCAGACAGATGTTGGAACAAAAGCTATGGGACTTTCTGTAGAGAAATTCTCCTACAGTGACCCTAACATTACAGTAACCTTTACATTAGCATCTGATGGATCTATGACAATTAAGCCTATAAATGTAACAGTTGACATTGTAGGTCATCATAATTCAACTGCTTATGATGGACAGATGCATAGCGTATCAGGTTACGAAGTAGAAATACAGAATAGTCTCTACAAAGAAGCAGACTTTGAATTTTCAGGAACTGCATATGCGGAGAGAAAACTCCAGGGTACCACTAATATGGGCCTTGCAGCTTCTCAGTTTACTAATAAGAATAGCAACTTTGGAATAGTAACCTTTAATGTAACTGATGGTTATCAGGAGATCACTCGTAAGGGATCAGTAGTAGTTACCATTACTGGTCATCACGATACAAAGGTTTATGACGGACAATCCCACAGCGTATCAGGATATGATGTGGAAATCAGTAGTGACCTTTATAAAGAAACTGACTTTACATTCTCAGGAGATAAGGTTGCGGAAAGAACTGATGCTGGTAAAACATTCATGGGACTTAAGCCAGAACAGTTCACAAATACTAATGATAACTTTACAGATGTAATCTTTAACGTAGTAACTGATGGTTACATGGAAATTACACCAATTAACGTAACAGTAAATATCATAGGTAAAAAGGGAGAGAAGTCATATAACGGATCAGAGCAGAGCGTTACAGGATATACAGTTGGCGAAATCAGTAGTTCTCTTTACAAGGAAACATACTTTACATTTAGCGGAGATGCTACTGCAAAGGGAACCAACAAAGGAACATATCCTATGGGACTTTCTGCAACACAGTTTACTAATACCAATCCTAACTTTGGTACAGTTACATTCGCTATAGATGACGGTTCACTGGTAATCACAGCAGTTACAGCAACAGCCAAGATTATTGGCCACAATAATACTACTGACTATGATGGACAGCTGCATACAGTAACTGGTTATGATGTTGAACTTCCAGCAGGATCTCTTTTGAAAAAAGAAGACGTCAAGTTTGGCGGAACAGAGGCAAAGGCAGAGAGAACAGATGCTGGTACAACTAAGATGGGACTTATACCTGCGATGTTCAGCGTAGAAAACGCAAACTTCTCCAGTGTAACCTTCACAGTAGAAGATGGATATCAGACAGTTAATCCTATCGATGTAACAGTAACAATTGAAGGCAATAAGGACAGTGTAACCTACGACGGAAATCCTCATACGGTATCTGGATATGATGTTAAGTCCATAAGCAGTAGTCTCTATACAACAGCTGATTTCACATTTAATGGACCTGACAGTATAACACAGACTAATGCTGGAACATATCCAATGGGCCTTGCAGCAGCTCAGTTTACTAATACTAATAGCAACTTTAAAACAGTAACCTTTAGTGTAACTGATGGCGAACTTAAGATCAGTCCTATCGACGGTGTAACAGTTACTATTAAAGGTAATACAGCTAAGGTTGACTACAAAGGAACTGAGCAGTCCGTAACAGGATACGATGTATCAATCAGTAACAGTAAATATACCGAGGCAGACTTCACCTTTACAGGACTTGCTAAGGCATCCGGAACTGATGCTGGAACATATCCAATGGGCCTTGCAAAAGAGAAGTTTGCTAACACCAATAGCAACTTTACAAACGTTACCTTCGACGTAACAGACGGCTCACTGGTAATTGAACCTATATCAGTAACAGTAACTGTTGTCGGACGAAATGACACTAAGACCTATGATGGTAATAGCCATACAGTTTCTGGAATTGACTACGAATACAGTAACACCCTTTATAAGAGAGATGACTTCAACTACTCAGGTAATCAGCAAGCAACCAGAACAGATGAAGGCACAACTTATATGGGAATTGATGAGACAAAGTTCACAAACGTTAATAATAACTTTAAGGACGTAACATTTAACGTAACTGATGGCTTCATGAAGATCGTTCCTAAGGGTAAGGTAGTAGTAACCATTACAGGTAAAAAAGCTACAGTAGATTACAATGGAACAGAGCAGAAGGTAGAAGGCTACACAGTAGCAATAAGCGATCCTCTTTACAAAGAGGCAGACTTTAGCTACACCGGAGAAGCTGTTGCTAAGGGAACAGATGCAGGCACATACGACACTGCTATCGACAAGACTAAGTTCACTAACAACAACAGTAACTTTAAGGACGTAACCTTCAAGGTAGTGCAGGGCGCTCTGAAAATCAATCCTATAGCAATGAAGATTACCGTAACTGGTAATAATGACACACTTAAGTACACTGGAGCAGAGCAGAAGGCACAAGGCTTTGTAGCAACATCAGACAGCACCTTCTTTGACCAGACTAAGGTTAAGTACAGTGGAACTGCAGAAGCTAAGGGTACAGATGTTGGAACATATAATATGGAACTGGATGTAACCAAGTTCTCATATAATGATCCTAACTTTACAGGTGTAACCTTCGCAATCGACGCCGATGGATTCCTTATCATCGATCCAGCTGATGTTACAGTAACAATTACAGGTAACGAAGCAAGCTTCGACTACAACGGCAAAGAGCAGGTAGTAACAGGCTACAAGGCAACAACAGAGAGTACTATCTACGATGTAAGTAAAGTGGGTAATACAGGAGAAGCTAAGGCAGCAGGAACACTTGTAGGCGACTACAAGATGAATCTTACTGCAGGACAGTTCACAAATAGTGATGCTAACTTCAATGTAACCTTTAACATCAATGATGGTGTACTTCACATCAAAGATAGAGCTGACAAGTATATCATTATCGCTAAGACAGACAATGTAATAAAAGAATACACCGGCGAGACATACACAGGATTTGACTATGGCGTAGCTGGCGGCAAGAAAGTCAGCCAGGGCCAGAATACTGTAGCTCGTATAGTAGAGTTCATATCCGGAATCTTAAGTCCTATCAAGGCATCTGCTGATGATGGAACACCATCAGATAAGAGCGTAACAATCGACGGAGTTCAGTACTTTGTATCAGGACTTAGCGTAGATGGAAGCGGAAGAGAAGTTGGAACATATCCTCTTCATATCGTAGGAACAATGGTTGTAAAAGATGCAGCTGGAAACGACGTAAGTGGTCAGTTCACTCTTCAGCTTGATGAAGGCACACTTGAAATTACTAAGAGAAACATAGTAGTTACATCAGGCAGTGCGGAAAAGACCTATGACGGCACAGCACTTACCAGCAGCATAATCACAACTGACAGAGACTGGGCAACAGGCGATACAGTTGGATATAACATCACAGGTCAGCAGATTGAGGTTGGCAGCAGCAAGAATACATTTACAATCGTAGCCGGAGCAGGAACAGACCTTGATAAGAACTACAACATTACTAAGGTTGAAGGTGATCTTAAAGTTAACCAGAACGTAACGCCTCCTACACCAGGTGGTGGCGGCGATCCTACACCGGGCGGCGGTGGCGATCCTACACCAGGTGGTGGCGGAACTCCTACTACTACAGATCCTACACCTGCTACACCAACTACTCCTACAACTATTGTCGATGCAGCAACACCGCTGGCACCAACAGCACCTGTAGCACCGGTTGTTGACGCAGCAGTTCTTGGAGCAACAAGACAGAATGGAGCAGCAGTTCTCGGAGCAAGACGAGCAAAGACAGAGGATGCAACAAATACAATTCCTAGAGTATTTGCAATCATCGCAGCAGCTGCAATATTGGCAGCACTTCTCGCAAGCTTCAGAAGAAAAGAAGAGGAGCAGTAA
- a CDS encoding fructose-bisphosphatase class III, with translation MRDIEYLRLLSKEFPNSRKAGAEIINLRAICALPKGTEYFFSDIHGEYESFSHLLRSSSGIIRVKIEETFGNMMSESEQLELANLIYYPREVISRYRHDETASSKLLHEHQKIAINRLIAICRVVSSKYTRSKVRKKMPQDYAYAIDELLHLDMSDANKKLYYNEIISGIIEIDSADEFIIALCELIQNLTIDSLHIIGDIFDRGPRPDLVMEEIMNFHDVDIQWGNHDIDWMGAACGNTACIANVLRIGTSYNCFDALEDGYGINLRPLSMFAAEVYGDDPCECFRPHLLDENKYDSVNPDLAAKMCKAISIIQLKLEGQLIQKHPEYKLDNRLLLDKIDYGNGTVTIGKKSYKLNDTNFPTIDTADPYKLSDGEKELMRTLRLSFIHSQLLIRHVQFLYSHGAMYRVINNNLLYHGCIPMDDKGNFICMETRDGSFKGKELMDYLNVKIHDAFFLDPRDDADRKQDAVDLMWYLWCGPRSPLFGKDKITTFEHLFLRHEKELCTEKFNPYYKFAAKEECADKIIKEFGLDPEWAHIINGHVPVKTKKGESPVKAGGKLYIIDGGISKAYHEQTGIAGYTLIFNSHHLALAAHKPFVKGAENTPTIQITEKTKKRILVKDTDVGKSLQKQIEDLKDLMSAYESGLIREKY, from the coding sequence ATGAGAGATATAGAGTATTTACGACTGCTTAGTAAAGAATTTCCAAACTCCAGGAAAGCAGGAGCAGAAATTATAAATCTAAGGGCTATTTGCGCACTTCCCAAGGGAACAGAGTATTTCTTTTCCGATATACATGGAGAATATGAGAGCTTTTCACATCTTCTCAGAAGTTCATCAGGTATCATAAGAGTCAAGATAGAAGAAACCTTTGGAAACATGATGTCTGAGTCTGAACAACTTGAACTTGCTAATCTGATCTATTATCCGCGTGAAGTGATCAGCAGATACAGGCATGATGAGACTGCATCCAGTAAGCTCCTCCATGAGCATCAGAAGATTGCGATCAACAGACTAATCGCGATCTGCAGAGTCGTAAGTTCCAAGTACACCAGATCCAAAGTACGTAAGAAGATGCCTCAGGACTATGCCTATGCTATTGACGAGCTTTTGCATCTTGATATGTCTGATGCCAACAAAAAGCTTTATTATAATGAGATCATAAGCGGTATTATCGAAATTGACTCTGCAGATGAGTTCATTATTGCCCTGTGCGAGCTCATACAGAATCTGACTATTGATTCACTTCACATTATAGGTGACATTTTTGACAGAGGTCCAAGACCTGATCTTGTTATGGAAGAGATCATGAATTTCCATGATGTGGATATCCAGTGGGGAAATCATGATATTGACTGGATGGGAGCAGCCTGCGGAAATACCGCTTGTATAGCTAATGTACTGAGGATTGGCACCAGCTATAACTGCTTTGATGCTCTTGAGGATGGATACGGCATTAACCTGCGCCCGCTCTCAATGTTTGCCGCAGAAGTTTATGGAGATGACCCTTGTGAGTGCTTTAGACCGCATCTGCTCGATGAGAACAAGTATGATTCAGTTAATCCTGATCTGGCGGCTAAAATGTGCAAGGCAATCAGTATCATACAGCTCAAATTGGAAGGCCAGCTCATCCAAAAGCACCCTGAATACAAGCTGGATAACAGGCTTTTGCTCGACAAGATCGATTATGGTAACGGAACAGTTACTATTGGTAAAAAGAGCTACAAATTAAATGACACTAACTTCCCAACTATAGACACAGCTGACCCCTACAAGCTTTCAGATGGTGAAAAAGAGCTGATGAGGACGCTTCGTCTTAGCTTTATCCATTCCCAGCTTCTGATAAGGCATGTACAGTTTCTATATTCTCACGGAGCTATGTACAGAGTGATAAACAATAATCTCCTTTACCATGGCTGTATTCCAATGGATGATAAGGGAAACTTCATATGCATGGAGACGAGGGATGGAAGCTTTAAGGGAAAAGAGCTGATGGATTATTTGAACGTCAAGATCCATGATGCATTTTTCCTTGATCCAAGAGATGATGCAGATAGAAAACAGGACGCAGTTGACCTCATGTGGTATCTGTGGTGTGGTCCAAGATCACCTCTTTTTGGCAAAGATAAGATAACAACCTTTGAGCATCTCTTCCTCAGGCATGAAAAAGAGTTATGCACAGAGAAGTTTAATCCATATTATAAATTTGCTGCCAAAGAGGAGTGTGCCGATAAAATAATTAAAGAGTTCGGACTTGATCCTGAGTGGGCACATATCATAAACGGTCATGTTCCTGTTAAAACCAAGAAGGGAGAGAGTCCTGTAAAGGCAGGAGGTAAACTCTATATTATTGATGGCGGTATTTCCAAGGCTTACCATGAACAGACGGGAATTGCAGGGTATACACTAATCTTCAATTCACACCACCTGGCACTTGCCGCCCATAAGCCCTTTGTCAAGGGAGCTGAGAACACACCTACTATACAGATAACAGAGAAAACCAAGAAGAGGATACTGGTCAAAGATACAGATGTTGGAAAGAGTCTGCAGAAGCAGATTGAAGATCTCAAAGATCTTATGAGTGCATATGAGAGTGGACTCATTAGAGAGAAATATTAA
- a CDS encoding endonuclease III domain-containing protein, translating into MTKKKLALEVIKRLKKEYPDAVCTLAYDKAWQLLVSVRLAAQCTDKRVDMITPLLYEKYPTLEALADAPVERIEEIVRPCGLGNSKARDISACMKMLRDEYGGKVPDSMEELLKLPGVGRKSANLVLGDVYGKPAIVTDTHCIRLCNLIGLVDNIKEPAKVEKELWKLVPPEEGNALCHRFVTHGREVCVARRPDCDRCCLKDICKTGVSKAKEIKK; encoded by the coding sequence ATGACAAAGAAAAAGCTTGCCCTTGAAGTTATCAAGAGGCTCAAAAAAGAATATCCGGACGCCGTATGCACACTCGCTTATGATAAAGCATGGCAGCTTCTTGTGAGCGTTCGCCTTGCTGCGCAGTGTACTGATAAAAGAGTTGATATGATAACACCGCTTCTTTATGAGAAGTATCCAACCCTCGAAGCACTTGCAGATGCTCCTGTAGAAAGAATAGAAGAGATTGTAAGACCTTGCGGTCTTGGCAATTCCAAGGCAAGAGATATCTCCGCCTGCATGAAGATGCTAAGAGATGAGTATGGTGGAAAAGTTCCTGATTCCATGGAGGAATTACTAAAGCTTCCCGGAGTTGGAAGAAAAAGTGCCAATCTTGTTCTTGGTGATGTCTATGGCAAGCCTGCTATAGTGACTGATACTCACTGCATCAGGCTCTGTAATCTTATTGGGCTTGTGGATAATATCAAAGAGCCCGCCAAGGTGGAAAAAGAGCTTTGGAAACTTGTTCCTCCGGAAGAAGGAAATGCTCTTTGTCACCGCTTTGTAACCCATGGACGTGAGGTTTGCGTAGCAAGAAGGCCTGATTGTGACAGATGCTGTCTCAAAGATATATGTAAAACCGGGGTCAGCAAGGCCAAAGAGATCAAAAAGTAA